The following is a genomic window from Egicoccus sp. AB-alg2.
GACGCCGACACGATCCGTCTGACCGCCTACTCCCACGGGGCCGGCTGCGCGTGCAAGCTGTCACCGACGGAACTGTCCGAGGTGATGGGCGGACTGACGCCGGCCCGGTCGCCGGACCTGCTGGTCGGCCGCGAGCACGGGGACGACGCCCTGGTCTGGCGGCGCCCCGACGGGCGTGCGCTGGTCGCCACCGTCGACGTGTTCACCCCGATCGTCGACGACGCCACCACCTGGGGCCGCATCGCTGCCGTCAACGCCGGCAGCGACGTGTTCGCGATGGGCGGCCGGCCGCTGTTCGCCCTCGCCTTCGCGGCGTGGCCACGGGAGCGGCTGCCACTGGGCCTGCTCGCCGAGGTGCTGGAGGCCGGCCAGCACGCCGCCGCGGACGGCGGCTGGGTCGTGGCCGGCGGGCACACCATCGACGGCGCCGAGCCGCTGTACGGCCAGGCCGTGATCGGCGAACTCGACCCGGAACGGATGCTGGTCAACGCCGCCGCCCGGCCCGGAGACACGCTCGTACTGACCAAGCCGCTGGGCACCGGGCTGCTCACCACGGCCGTCAAGCGCCGCGACCCGGCCGCGCACCGGCCCGGCGGCGAGCTGGCGCCGCTCTACGACGCGGCCGTACACGAGATGACCCGCAGCAACGGCCCCGCCGCGCTCGCCGCCCTCGACCACGGGA
Proteins encoded in this region:
- the selD gene encoding selenide, water dikinase SelD — protein: MDADTIRLTAYSHGAGCACKLSPTELSEVMGGLTPARSPDLLVGREHGDDALVWRRPDGRALVATVDVFTPIVDDATTWGRIAAVNAGSDVFAMGGRPLFALAFAAWPRERLPLGLLAEVLEAGQHAAADGGWVVAGGHTIDGAEPLYGQAVIGELDPERMLVNAAARPGDTLVLTKPLGTGLLTTAVKRRDPAAHRPGGELAPLYDAAVHEMTRSNGPAALAALDHGTRAGTDVTGFGLLNHLRELLLASGVSARLDVDAVPRLPGIEQVLARGEVPGGTQRNLAHVRGHLDVADGIGEPDLVLLADAQTSGGLLLAVPDAAAADDLVAELRDGGHTAAVVGAVEDGDAGRVRLRRAST